In one Brevibacillus composti genomic region, the following are encoded:
- a CDS encoding non-ribosomal peptide synthetase → MSEEMLSPQKNLSAAKQLLLEKRLKGKGKTSSPAPAIKRRENRELAAVSYPQERMWFVNQLQPESAAYNVPGALRLTGEVDVAALKKSIDEIIRRHDVLRTTFRAVDGRLVQIIEKEMQFDWRVDDLRHFPQEKREEERIRAEAEMACLSFALDQGPLIGMRLLRVADDEHILLLTVHHIIFDGWSIGIFVRELASLYRAYSKGEEASLPELVIQYGDYAEWQRNVWLEQTEMDKQLSYWREKLKGMPAALDLPTDRVRPPVQTFRGAAKTFALPADLKRRLEALGRQEGATLFMTLLAAFKTLVYRYSGQSDLVIGTPIAGRKHRETESLIGLFLNLLALRTDVSGELSFRDLLRRVKQVTLEAYANQDIPFEKLVEELKPERDLSRHPLFQAMFVLQNAPVPSLEWEELRIEIQELETGTAKFDLNVWMTETAEGLTGTWEYNTDLFDEQTIVQMAGHFENILRTVADDADQKLAELPILTDRDLQVLQEWATGPQVEMPETTIHELIEARSAETPDRIALVFRERQMTYADLDAEANRLAHYILERSAGTDPFIGVYLERSLEMVIALLAVLKANRAYVPIDPEYPEERIRYMLEDSRVSLILTQSRLRESLPAGIDAICLDRDRRLWTGMSPRKPEGTSSPDQEMYMIYTSGSTGKPKGVINNHRGVVNRLLWMQQEYRLTEGDRVLQKTPFSFDVSVWEFFWPLLAGAQLVIAEPGGHRDSSYLVRLIQEQQITTLHFVPSMLQIFLEHPESSRCTSLQRVICSGEALTAQLQKAFYERLDAGLYNLYGPTEAAVDVTEWKCQKHDPNTVVPIGYPISNTRILVLDARLQPVPIGVVGELHIGGVQVAKGYHNRPELTAERFIPDPFSSEPGARLYKTGDLARFRWDGSIEYMGRMDNQVKLRGLRIELDEIAATLEQHKDVRQAVVLVRDASPEDKRLEAYLLLEKNAAAWEAKEWRDYLKKRLPEYMVPGRFIAVEEMPLTANGKLDRGALLKMAGEPVLPQEAYVAPRNAVEEVLAEIWRDVLGTERVGVHDDFFELGGHSLLATQIATRVAQVLHSELPLIPFFHHPTVAGAAELILQDPLQRTRIEKTAQLLVNLSRLSEEEVDALLLESSTTKGGRDA, encoded by the coding sequence ATGAGCGAGGAAATGCTGTCCCCGCAAAAAAACTTATCGGCAGCGAAGCAGTTATTGTTGGAAAAGCGGCTGAAAGGGAAGGGGAAGACCTCATCCCCGGCTCCGGCCATCAAAAGGCGTGAAAACAGGGAGCTGGCCGCGGTTTCTTACCCGCAGGAGCGAATGTGGTTTGTGAACCAGTTGCAACCGGAGAGCGCCGCCTATAACGTCCCGGGTGCGCTGCGGCTTACGGGAGAGGTGGATGTGGCAGCGCTGAAAAAAAGCATCGACGAAATCATCCGCAGGCATGATGTGCTCCGAACGACTTTTCGCGCGGTCGACGGACGACTTGTCCAAATCATTGAAAAAGAGATGCAGTTTGATTGGCGCGTGGATGATCTTCGCCATTTTCCCCAGGAAAAGCGGGAAGAGGAGAGAATCCGGGCCGAAGCCGAGATGGCATGCCTTTCCTTTGCCCTCGACCAGGGACCGCTCATCGGGATGCGTCTCTTGCGGGTAGCGGACGATGAACACATCTTATTGCTGACGGTGCATCACATCATCTTTGACGGCTGGTCGATCGGGATTTTTGTCCGGGAGCTCGCCAGCCTGTATCGCGCCTACAGCAAAGGAGAAGAGGCGTCACTCCCGGAACTCGTGATCCAGTATGGGGACTATGCGGAATGGCAGCGGAATGTCTGGCTCGAACAGACGGAGATGGACAAGCAGCTATCGTATTGGCGGGAAAAGCTGAAGGGTATGCCTGCAGCGCTGGACTTGCCCACCGACCGGGTGCGGCCGCCTGTCCAAACCTTTCGCGGGGCGGCCAAGACGTTTGCCCTGCCTGCAGATTTGAAGCGTCGACTGGAAGCTTTGGGCAGGCAGGAGGGCGCCACCCTCTTCATGACCCTGCTGGCCGCTTTCAAGACGCTGGTGTACCGCTATTCCGGGCAGAGCGATCTCGTGATCGGGACACCGATTGCAGGCCGCAAGCATCGGGAAACGGAGTCCTTGATCGGCCTGTTCCTGAATCTGCTTGCGCTGCGGACAGACGTGTCGGGTGAGCTCAGCTTCCGGGACCTGCTCAGGCGAGTCAAACAGGTGACGCTGGAGGCTTATGCGAATCAGGATATCCCCTTTGAAAAGCTCGTGGAAGAGCTGAAACCGGAGCGCGACCTGAGCCGTCATCCGCTGTTCCAGGCGATGTTTGTCTTGCAAAATGCGCCTGTCCCTTCTTTGGAATGGGAGGAATTGCGCATCGAGATCCAGGAGCTGGAGACGGGTACCGCCAAATTCGACCTGAATGTATGGATGACAGAGACAGCGGAAGGGTTAACAGGGACGTGGGAGTACAACACCGATCTGTTTGATGAGCAGACGATCGTGCAGATGGCCGGACATTTTGAGAACATCCTCCGCACCGTGGCAGACGACGCCGACCAAAAGCTAGCGGAGCTGCCCATTCTCACGGACAGGGACCTTCAGGTGCTGCAGGAATGGGCAACCGGGCCGCAAGTCGAGATGCCAGAGACGACGATCCACGAATTGATCGAAGCCCGGTCTGCTGAGACGCCTGATCGCATTGCCCTGGTGTTTCGGGAACGGCAGATGACGTACGCCGATCTGGATGCCGAGGCAAACCGGCTGGCCCATTACATCCTGGAGCGCTCCGCGGGAACCGATCCTTTTATCGGTGTGTATTTGGAACGTTCACTGGAGATGGTGATCGCTCTCCTCGCTGTGTTGAAAGCAAACCGGGCTTACGTGCCGATTGATCCTGAGTATCCCGAAGAACGAATCCGCTACATGCTGGAGGATTCCCGGGTTTCCTTGATTCTGACGCAAAGCCGCCTGCGAGAGAGCTTGCCAGCCGGGATCGATGCGATTTGTCTGGACCGCGATAGACGGCTGTGGACGGGCATGAGTCCGAGAAAGCCGGAGGGGACCTCCTCTCCTGATCAGGAGATGTACATGATCTACACCTCCGGTTCGACTGGTAAGCCGAAAGGGGTTATCAACAACCACCGCGGGGTGGTCAATCGGCTGCTCTGGATGCAGCAGGAATACCGGCTTACCGAGGGGGATCGCGTGCTGCAGAAAACGCCGTTCAGCTTTGACGTGTCGGTCTGGGAATTCTTCTGGCCCTTGCTGGCTGGAGCGCAGCTGGTGATCGCGGAGCCAGGCGGTCATCGGGACTCCTCGTATCTGGTCAGGCTGATTCAAGAACAACAAATCACGACCCTGCATTTCGTTCCGTCCATGCTGCAGATTTTCCTGGAACATCCCGAATCGAGCCGATGCACCTCCCTGCAGCGCGTCATTTGCAGTGGCGAAGCCTTGACTGCCCAGCTGCAAAAAGCATTCTACGAGCGTTTGGATGCAGGACTTTACAACCTGTACGGACCGACGGAAGCGGCCGTCGACGTGACGGAGTGGAAATGCCAAAAGCATGACCCGAACACCGTCGTTCCGATCGGCTACCCCATCTCCAATACACGCATCCTCGTACTGGATGCCCGGCTGCAGCCGGTCCCCATCGGTGTGGTTGGCGAACTGCACATCGGCGGTGTACAAGTGGCCAAAGGGTATCACAATCGTCCGGAATTGACGGCGGAGCGCTTTATCCCCGATCCGTTCAGCAGCGAACCTGGCGCTCGATTGTACAAAACAGGCGATCTGGCCCGTTTCCGTTGGGATGGATCAATCGAGTACATGGGGCGGATGGACAATCAGGTGAAGCTGAGAGGGCTCCGCATCGAGCTCGATGAGATCGCGGCCACACTGGAGCAGCACAAAGACGTCCGGCAAGCGGTCGTGCTCGTTCGGGATGCAAGCCCGGAGGATAAACGCTTGGAGGCTTACCTGCTGTTGGAAAAAAATGCGGCGGCATGGGAAGCGAAGGAATGGCGGGATTATCTCAAAAAGAGGCTGCCGGAGTACATGGTGCCAGGCAGATTTATCGCAGTAGAGGAGATGCCCTTGACCGCAAACGGAAAGCTGGATCGAGGCGCTTTGCTGAAAATGGCCGGTGAGCCGGTGCTGCCACAGGAAGCATATGTCGCTCCGCGGAATGCCGTCGAGGAGGTTTTGGCTGAAATCTGGCGCGATGTTCTGGGGACGGAGCGGGTCGGTGTCCACGATGATTTCTTTGAACTGGGCGGCCACTCTTTGCTCGCCACCCAAATTGCGACGCGCGTCGCGCAGGTCTTGCACAGTGAACTGCCACTTATCCCATTCTTTCATCATCCCACGGTCGCAGGAGCGGCCGAGCTCATCCTGCAAGACCCGCTTCAAAGGACGCGCATCGAAAAGACGGCCCAGCTGCTCGTGAATCTGTCCCGCCTCTCAGAAGAAGAAGTAGATGCGCTGTTGCTGGAGTCCAGTACCACGAAAGGAGGGAGAGACGCATGA
- a CDS encoding non-ribosomal peptide synthetase, whose amino-acid sequence MDPMTVEEKRQLLAKLLWESAREAEENLPLSYGQQALWFLYQLEPENPAYNIHFAGRITAGADPEELRRAFQTIVDRHAVLRSTYALVDGVPLQTIHENVELPFEVIDATDQEWEALRECLLEEYRRPFDLERGPVLRLKLYRRAAEEYIMLLTIHHIAVDYWSLVVILDELSTLLPAAEQEEAKTAVPAVPYKEYVRWQKAKISGPEGERLWTFWQEALPGGIKTVELPVTSKTPNQKHDGATYLFQLDAELVAGLKALSKSTGVTLYTILLTAFQILLGRYSGQNEVIVGSPTSGRSQTQFESVVGYFVNLVLLRADFRDNPTFADLLARMRKTVIEAIDHQDFPFPLLVERLSPNREASRSTPIRAVFALQKAPRLEEQGMSAFMMGNPDARLQLGKLVIEPIDLPQQEGQFDLNLHMDAQTLTGALQYRPSIFDRSTIAQMAKHLQVLLGAIVCNPDARISELPILTEEERQQFAQWNDTATPYPEDVSIHQLFESQAAKRPEAVALLYRDEQLTYRELNEWANQIAHSLIEAGIKPGDRVGIKMERSMKMVISALAVLKAGGAYVPLDPAYPTERHAYILKNADVKLLLTNVEAELDMAPSGCRELQWETLHQAALQASKANPDIVFTKEQLAYIIYTSGSTGTPKGVVVRHQPVINLFDWVNKTFAVGEADRMLWITSLGFDLSVYDLFGMLAAGGSIRIADEEEVREPERLLAYLDSGEITFWDSAPAALQQLVPFLDRPSREFGKSNLRLVFLSGDWIPIGMPDLLKEHFPQVEVVALGGGTEATVWSNFYRIRKVAKEWISIPYGKPIQNARYYVLDSHLNQCPVGIPGELYIGGECLAEGYANDPALTEARFIPDPYGKPGGRMYRTGDLARYWPDGNLEFLGRVDNQVKIRGYRIELGEIEKAITSHPEVQSAVALAYEETPGDKRLVAYVVAKPNANLTPGDIRQFIKASLPPYMVPAAYIFVDGIPVTTNGKVDRSALPKPVFSRSDLGQEYVEPRTSAEAVLAEIWSDILGHKQVGVHDNFFELGGHSLLATQVVTRVQEQFEVELSVKEMFEHQTVETLAKVIEQKVAEAIEGLAEEEVWELLKVMD is encoded by the coding sequence ATGGATCCGATGACCGTCGAAGAGAAGCGTCAATTGCTCGCGAAGCTCTTGTGGGAATCAGCCCGCGAAGCCGAAGAAAATTTGCCGCTCAGCTACGGACAGCAGGCGCTCTGGTTCCTCTATCAGCTGGAGCCGGAGAACCCCGCCTATAACATCCATTTCGCCGGGCGGATCACTGCGGGAGCGGATCCAGAAGAATTGCGACGTGCTTTTCAAACGATCGTAGACCGTCATGCTGTCCTGCGTTCGACGTATGCCCTGGTGGACGGAGTTCCGCTGCAAACCATTCATGAAAACGTGGAATTGCCGTTTGAGGTGATCGATGCGACCGATCAGGAATGGGAGGCCCTCAGGGAGTGTTTGCTGGAGGAATACCGCCGTCCGTTTGATCTGGAGCGAGGACCCGTCCTTCGCCTGAAGCTATACCGTAGGGCGGCTGAGGAATATATCATGCTGCTGACCATCCACCATATTGCGGTCGACTACTGGTCACTCGTCGTCATCCTGGACGAGCTTAGCACACTGCTGCCGGCGGCAGAGCAGGAAGAAGCGAAAACCGCTGTCCCTGCGGTTCCCTACAAAGAGTACGTCCGCTGGCAAAAAGCCAAAATCTCCGGTCCAGAAGGAGAGCGCTTATGGACTTTTTGGCAGGAAGCGCTGCCTGGCGGAATCAAAACAGTGGAGCTTCCGGTGACATCAAAAACGCCCAACCAGAAGCATGATGGCGCTACCTATCTGTTCCAACTGGATGCTGAGCTGGTGGCAGGACTGAAGGCCCTGAGCAAATCGACCGGAGTGACGCTGTATACGATCCTGTTGACGGCATTCCAGATTCTGCTCGGCAGATACAGCGGTCAAAACGAGGTGATCGTCGGTTCGCCAACCTCAGGCCGCAGCCAAACCCAATTTGAGAGTGTGGTCGGCTACTTCGTCAATCTGGTGCTGCTCCGCGCAGATTTTCGCGATAATCCCACCTTTGCGGATTTGCTGGCCCGGATGCGTAAGACCGTCATCGAAGCGATCGATCATCAGGACTTTCCGTTTCCCCTGCTGGTGGAAAGGCTGTCGCCAAACCGGGAGGCAAGCCGCTCCACGCCGATTCGGGCGGTATTCGCCCTGCAGAAAGCGCCGCGGCTGGAGGAGCAGGGAATGTCAGCCTTTATGATGGGCAATCCGGACGCCAGACTGCAATTGGGCAAACTGGTCATCGAGCCGATCGACCTCCCGCAGCAGGAGGGGCAGTTCGACTTGAATTTGCATATGGACGCCCAGACGCTGACGGGGGCTCTTCAATACAGACCCAGCATATTTGACCGGTCGACCATCGCGCAGATGGCCAAGCATTTGCAGGTCCTGCTCGGAGCCATCGTCTGCAATCCGGATGCGCGGATCTCGGAGCTGCCGATTTTGACGGAAGAGGAGCGTCAGCAATTTGCACAGTGGAATGACACGGCGACGCCGTATCCAGAAGATGTGAGCATTCACCAGTTATTTGAAAGCCAGGCAGCAAAAAGGCCGGAAGCAGTCGCCCTGCTGTACCGGGATGAACAGCTGACGTACCGGGAGTTGAACGAGTGGGCTAACCAAATCGCTCACAGTCTGATCGAAGCCGGAATCAAGCCTGGTGATCGGGTCGGAATCAAGATGGAGCGGTCGATGAAGATGGTCATCTCCGCACTGGCGGTCTTGAAGGCAGGCGGAGCCTATGTGCCGCTCGACCCCGCCTATCCCACAGAGCGTCACGCCTATATTTTAAAAAATGCAGACGTGAAGCTGCTTCTGACAAACGTGGAAGCGGAGCTGGACATGGCGCCGAGCGGCTGCCGCGAACTGCAGTGGGAGACGCTCCACCAGGCCGCTTTGCAGGCGAGCAAAGCAAATCCGGACATAGTCTTCACGAAGGAACAGCTGGCCTACATCATCTACACATCAGGCTCGACCGGGACGCCAAAGGGTGTCGTGGTTCGCCATCAGCCCGTCATCAATCTGTTTGACTGGGTGAATAAAACCTTTGCCGTCGGCGAGGCGGATCGCATGCTCTGGATTACGTCGCTTGGCTTTGATTTATCGGTCTACGACCTGTTTGGTATGTTGGCGGCAGGAGGATCGATCCGTATCGCAGATGAGGAGGAGGTGCGCGAACCGGAGCGTCTCTTGGCGTATCTGGACAGCGGAGAAATTACCTTCTGGGATTCTGCTCCTGCCGCGCTGCAGCAGTTGGTTCCCTTTCTCGACCGACCGTCGCGGGAATTCGGCAAAAGCAATTTGAGACTGGTGTTTTTGAGTGGCGACTGGATACCGATCGGCATGCCGGATTTGCTAAAAGAACATTTTCCACAGGTGGAAGTGGTCGCCCTCGGGGGAGGGACCGAAGCCACAGTCTGGTCCAACTTCTATCGCATCAGAAAGGTTGCCAAGGAGTGGATAAGCATCCCGTACGGAAAACCGATCCAAAACGCCAGGTACTACGTCCTGGATTCACATCTCAACCAGTGCCCCGTGGGAATCCCCGGCGAGCTGTACATCGGGGGCGAGTGTCTTGCCGAAGGCTACGCGAACGATCCGGCACTGACGGAAGCCCGATTCATCCCCGATCCGTATGGAAAGCCGGGGGGCCGCATGTACCGAACCGGAGATCTCGCTCGCTATTGGCCGGATGGAAATCTCGAGTTTCTCGGCCGTGTGGATAACCAGGTAAAGATTCGCGGCTACCGCATCGAGCTTGGCGAGATTGAAAAAGCGATCACCTCGCATCCCGAGGTGCAAAGTGCCGTCGCGCTCGCCTATGAAGAGACGCCGGGAGACAAACGCTTGGTGGCGTACGTGGTCGCCAAACCAAACGCCAATCTCACACCGGGAGATATCCGCCAATTTATCAAGGCCAGTCTGCCGCCTTACATGGTGCCCGCGGCTTATATCTTTGTCGACGGGATTCCGGTGACCACCAATGGCAAGGTGGATCGGAGTGCATTGCCCAAACCGGTTTTCTCCCGTTCGGATCTGGGACAGGAATACGTCGAGCCGCGCACTTCGGCTGAAGCAGTCCTGGCAGAGATCTGGAGCGACATTTTGGGGCATAAGCAGGTGGGCGTCCATGACAACTTTTTCGAATTGGGCGGTCATTCGCTGCTCGCGACTCAGGTGGTGACGCGCGTGCAGGAGCAATTTGAAGTGGAGCTCAGCGTAAAAGAGATGTTTGAGCATCAGACGGTAGAGACACTGGCCAAAGTGATCGAGCAGAAAGTGGCAGAGGCGATCGAAGGACTTGCGGAAGAAGAAGTGTGGGAGCTCTTAAAAGTGATGGATTGA
- a CDS encoding type I polyketide synthase: MKVGKHDEGKLRRENGRSAREIQSFLLSRIAGHLKLNEAELDPDTPFVNLGVDSVFTVELSGELEDLVGFDLSPTLLYDHPSVAAVARYLAADATRGSDDPAEKRRETSSREPIAVVGIGCRFPGAQNKAEFWEMLSEGRDAIREVPADRWDIDAYYDPNPQTPGKMNSRWGGFLDRVDLFDNQFFGIAPREAARMDPQQRLLLEISWEALEDAGLVPADLEGERVGVFIGISHSDYGQMQLSDPDRSHAYAGTGSALSIAANRLSYLYGFRGPSMAIDTACSSSLVSVYTACQSIWNQDCTMALAGGVNLILTPSLSVNFAKTGFIAPDGRCKTFDSQANGYVRGEGAGIVILKPLSQALADGDVIYATVRGGAINNDGRTNGLMAPSGEAQEALLREACRRSAISPGEITYVEAHGTGTLLGDPIEVNTLGSVLAEGREEGSLCTIGSVKTNIGHLEAAVGIASFIKVALILKNRKIPPSLHVKELNPHIAFDKLPVRVPRALEPIPESAAPLIAGVSSFGFGGTNAHVILREYAGVREEKTQTDHVLAADHLLLLSADSEKSLQRLAGSYASFLSAAGDEISLKDLCYSANVRRGKHKHRLSVRGETKEAITAKIQAWAEGGALPGVSFGKKDVRMPKLAFLFPSEWSFSVSAIRQLYQRDSAFRDVLDRCDDLIQKKTNQSVWQSLLDQKTGDAISPLAHFALQAALFSLVQSWGIQSDAASGVGIGEVAAAYAEGRISLGEAVGIAAAHESNLSSERTDDMAQRLGTDDSCVALFFGPESQAETALSAAFPRGTQENEVHLLSLEKDAEGLLSGLARIFGDLFTLGYDLDAKRLYPHGTFVQLPLYPWERRRFWLDAEAAEEGNYELENELKSGFVAVSAALEEKTEDSPPGMSETVKEYYRSLAYERKPYEDFLSFAPFAQVDPDFSWILTMADPERHPENRKKMLQAWDEMRQVLFQHVDYSSVRHVVEIGSGYGTDLIRLAEKHPHLQLHGCNISTEQIEIAADRVKTLGLQDQIRFYRRDVAAEKLPDRYEMAFGVQVMHHILDKEAAFANLSAHLKNGGILVLAEIISNSTQPIKHPESSAYFVTKEEWADVLAKNCLQIVSFIDSSAEIGNFLYDQNFQQHLEEVCQRRGDLVKQHMEGPHLLGELLRRNVVLYSLLTVQKTPYLSAETLRKQNLRILNEPMPYSQLGLSSTGERGAAAAAPVTAGTSGKVSGPSVRAKAQETAGAAAEANHVEEEAFDLVAYLCREAELVLEMGEATLDPHQSLHELGLDSIMALDLKQRIETKLGIVLPMADLLQGVSVAALAAKITEQLQQKAPALTVMEAHDLEKMAKQAENLEDLLASIHDLPEEKINALLKLYQKS; encoded by the coding sequence ATGAAAGTAGGGAAACATGACGAAGGCAAACTTCGCCGCGAGAACGGGAGATCGGCCAGAGAGATCCAGTCCTTTTTGTTATCCAGAATTGCAGGTCATCTCAAACTGAATGAAGCCGAATTGGATCCTGACACGCCCTTCGTGAATTTGGGGGTAGACTCCGTCTTTACAGTGGAATTGTCAGGAGAGCTGGAAGACTTGGTCGGCTTTGATCTTTCTCCGACTTTGTTGTACGATCATCCGTCTGTTGCGGCTGTAGCGAGATATCTCGCAGCCGATGCCACCAGAGGGAGTGACGATCCTGCTGAGAAACGAAGGGAAACGAGCTCGCGGGAACCAATCGCGGTGGTGGGAATCGGTTGCCGGTTTCCAGGAGCGCAGAATAAGGCGGAATTCTGGGAAATGCTTAGCGAGGGACGCGACGCCATCCGTGAGGTCCCCGCTGACAGATGGGATATCGATGCATACTACGATCCGAATCCGCAGACTCCGGGAAAAATGAACTCTCGCTGGGGCGGATTTTTGGATCGCGTCGATCTGTTTGACAACCAGTTCTTTGGGATTGCGCCGCGAGAGGCGGCCAGAATGGACCCGCAGCAGCGGTTATTGCTGGAAATCAGCTGGGAAGCGCTGGAGGATGCCGGTCTGGTGCCCGCCGATCTGGAAGGGGAGAGGGTAGGCGTATTTATCGGCATCTCCCACAGTGACTACGGCCAGATGCAGTTGAGTGATCCGGACCGGAGCCATGCGTATGCCGGGACGGGAAGCGCCCTCAGCATCGCGGCGAATCGGCTCTCCTACCTGTACGGCTTCCGCGGTCCGAGCATGGCCATCGACACCGCCTGTTCATCCTCTCTGGTCTCTGTCTATACAGCCTGTCAGAGCATTTGGAATCAGGATTGCACGATGGCGTTAGCCGGTGGCGTCAATTTGATTCTGACCCCATCCCTCTCTGTTAACTTTGCGAAAACCGGCTTCATCGCTCCCGATGGACGATGCAAGACGTTTGACTCCCAGGCCAATGGCTATGTGCGGGGAGAAGGAGCTGGCATCGTCATTCTAAAGCCGCTGTCACAGGCTCTCGCAGACGGTGATGTGATCTATGCGACCGTGAGAGGGGGCGCCATCAACAACGACGGTCGGACCAATGGGCTGATGGCTCCGAGCGGCGAGGCACAGGAGGCATTGCTGCGGGAAGCATGCCGGCGTTCTGCGATCTCCCCAGGTGAGATTACCTACGTGGAAGCACATGGGACAGGCACGCTATTGGGTGATCCGATCGAGGTGAATACACTGGGAAGCGTGCTGGCCGAAGGGAGAGAGGAGGGCAGCTTATGTACCATCGGTTCCGTCAAGACCAATATCGGACATCTGGAAGCGGCTGTCGGCATCGCCAGCTTTATCAAAGTGGCTCTGATCTTGAAAAACCGCAAGATTCCGCCAAGCCTCCATGTGAAGGAGTTAAATCCCCATATCGCTTTTGACAAACTGCCGGTGCGAGTGCCGCGCGCTCTGGAACCCATCCCTGAGTCCGCTGCGCCCTTGATCGCCGGTGTGAGCTCCTTCGGATTTGGCGGCACCAATGCGCATGTGATTTTACGAGAGTATGCAGGTGTTCGCGAGGAAAAGACGCAAACCGATCATGTGCTGGCTGCCGATCATCTGCTCCTGCTCTCCGCTGACAGTGAGAAATCGCTGCAACGGCTCGCCGGCTCTTACGCGAGCTTCCTGTCCGCGGCAGGCGACGAGATTTCTTTGAAGGATCTCTGCTATTCTGCCAACGTCCGCAGAGGAAAGCATAAACATCGCCTCAGTGTCCGGGGAGAGACGAAAGAAGCCATCACCGCAAAAATTCAGGCGTGGGCAGAGGGGGGAGCGCTGCCAGGAGTGAGCTTCGGGAAAAAAGATGTCCGCATGCCCAAACTGGCCTTTCTGTTTCCGAGCGAGTGGTCATTCTCTGTGTCCGCCATTCGCCAGCTTTACCAGCGGGATTCGGCATTTCGGGATGTTTTGGATCGCTGCGATGACCTGATTCAGAAAAAAACAAATCAATCCGTCTGGCAATCGCTCTTGGATCAGAAGACAGGAGATGCCATATCGCCCCTCGCCCATTTTGCTCTCCAAGCCGCCCTCTTTAGCCTGGTGCAATCATGGGGGATACAAAGTGATGCCGCTTCAGGCGTGGGGATAGGCGAAGTCGCAGCCGCCTATGCGGAAGGCAGAATCAGCCTGGGGGAAGCAGTCGGGATTGCAGCAGCGCATGAGTCGAACCTCTCCAGCGAACGAACAGATGACATGGCCCAACGCCTGGGAACCGATGATTCCTGCGTGGCGCTGTTCTTTGGCCCGGAAAGTCAGGCGGAAACCGCGTTATCGGCAGCATTTCCCCGCGGGACCCAGGAGAACGAAGTCCACCTCCTTTCCCTGGAAAAGGATGCAGAGGGGCTTCTCAGCGGCCTGGCAAGAATATTTGGCGATCTGTTCACCCTCGGCTATGATCTTGATGCCAAGCGGCTCTATCCACACGGGACCTTTGTCCAGCTGCCCCTGTACCCATGGGAGCGGCGGCGGTTCTGGCTGGATGCGGAGGCAGCGGAAGAGGGGAATTACGAGCTGGAAAACGAGCTGAAGAGCGGGTTTGTGGCTGTATCGGCCGCCTTGGAAGAAAAAACAGAGGATTCGCCTCCGGGCATGTCTGAAACGGTTAAGGAGTATTACCGCTCCCTCGCATATGAGAGAAAGCCGTACGAGGATTTCCTCAGTTTTGCGCCGTTTGCGCAGGTAGATCCTGATTTTTCCTGGATATTGACGATGGCCGATCCCGAACGCCACCCGGAAAACCGGAAAAAAATGCTGCAAGCCTGGGATGAGATGAGACAAGTTCTCTTCCAACATGTTGATTATTCCTCTGTGCGCCATGTGGTGGAGATCGGCAGCGGGTATGGGACAGACCTGATTCGCCTGGCGGAAAAGCATCCACATCTGCAATTGCACGGCTGCAACATCTCTACAGAACAGATCGAGATCGCCGCGGATCGGGTGAAGACTTTAGGATTGCAGGATCAAATTCGTTTTTACCGGCGCGATGTGGCTGCCGAGAAGCTGCCGGACCGCTACGAGATGGCCTTTGGCGTGCAGGTGATGCACCACATTTTGGACAAGGAAGCGGCCTTTGCCAATCTCTCCGCTCATCTGAAAAATGGCGGGATCCTTGTATTGGCGGAGATTATCTCCAATTCGACGCAACCGATTAAGCATCCGGAATCCTCTGCTTATTTTGTGACCAAAGAAGAATGGGCAGATGTTCTGGCCAAAAATTGTTTGCAAATCGTTTCTTTTATTGACAGCAGCGCAGAAATTGGAAACTTCTTATACGACCAGAACTTTCAGCAGCATTTGGAAGAGGTTTGCCAGCGTCGTGGGGATCTGGTCAAGCAGCATATGGAAGGGCCGCATCTCCTCGGAGAATTGCTCCGCAGAAATGTCGTTCTGTACTCCTTGCTGACGGTGCAAAAAACGCCGTACTTGTCCGCAGAGACGCTGCGCAAACAGAATCTTCGCATCCTGAATGAACCGATGCCTTACTCCCAGCTGGGCCTATCCTCGACAGGAGAGAGGGGAGCTGCCGCAGCTGCACCGGTTACCGCTGGCACCTCCGGGAAAGTCTCTGGCCCCTCTGTTCGCGCCAAGGCTCAGGAAACTGCCGGAGCTGCCGCAGAAGCAAACCATGTAGAAGAGGAAGCGTTTGACCTCGTAGCATACCTTTGCAGGGAAGCAGAACTGGTTCTGGAAATGGGCGAGGCCACGCTGGACCCCCACCAATCCCTGCATGAGCTCGGACTGGATTCGATTATGGCGCTCGATCTCAAGCAGCGCATCGAAACCAAGCTGGGAATCGTCCTGCCAATGGCCGACCTGCTGCAAGGCGTAAGCGTGGCGGCCCTCGCTGCCAAAATCACGGAGCAGCTGCAGCAGAAGGCGCCGGCTCTCACGGTGATGGAAGCGCATGATTTGGAGAAGATGGCGAAGCAGGCAGAAAATCTGGAAGACCTGCTGGCCTCCATCCACGACTTGCCGGAAGAAAAAATAAACGCCCTGCTGAAGCTGTATCAAAAATCCTGA